The following is a genomic window from Corvus hawaiiensis isolate bCorHaw1 chromosome 5, bCorHaw1.pri.cur, whole genome shotgun sequence.
TTCAAAAAGATGTCtgggttttgctggttttgcttgcttatgtattttttgtttgttttcttttcttgttttctctcttttggttGCTTAAGCCACACAACGAACTTGCGTGTTACCATATGAGCTTCTGTACTCACGAATGGACATGGCTGCTCTCTGGTGAGTTATGCTGGAGTCAGTTTCTTAGACTAACCAGACCTACTGAATCTCCTTGTGCAGATGCACCTTGTATCAGCTCAGCAgtgctttgcttttgctgtaATAGCAGGTATCAGCTCCCAGACACAGTATTTTCACAAGGCTGGAAGATAGCGCttctctggctgctgccagcataCGCgagctgtgcacacacaaacacttcTACACTCTGTTAGCATGGCTCAGGAGAAGAGCTGGTAATCAAGCAGCCCGTTTTTCactcttcctctctccccacaACCCTGagaaatttctctgctttttatcCAGCAATGCCTCTCCCAGGAGAGAGTAAATCACCGAAGAACTACTGTATGACACTTCACAGGCCCCAAAATACCATCACAGAACAAAGCAAGGCCTCTCTGCTTCCCACTTTTTGACAGCACTTTGTTTTAATAACCACAGTTGGGGAAGTTTACATCCTGTTAGATATTCAAGTTCCTTTCTTTGCTTAGTATCAAGGCCTGCTGCGTCCCAGAGATTCCACCATCTTTGCATTAAGAgcattcccttccctttctcaaTGCTTTACTGTGCCCTGGACAGGTCATCTAGCAGGACAGACCATTCACATCACAAGTTTTCACAGCACTGCAAACATCCACCATTAAAAGGAAAGTCTGTGGCCTCGATGGAGGCAAACTATCTGTAATCATCTGAATTTAAATTACCTCGGTCTTCCAGAAACAGGTCCAAATTTCCAGGTTACTTATTTATTTACCCCCATAAGTTAGAGACAAAATCCAATAGATTTGCACAGTCACCTTGGATAAGCTCTAAAACGTTGAGAATCCATGAATCTGCACAATTTGGCTCCAACAGTCACACAGCACAGATACAAATATTAGTCTCTTCATATACAGTTTTGCTCTTGTCCACTGAGGAAGAACTCCAACACTTATCTGAGTAGCTGACTGCACTTACAGTAAAGTTCACATGAATTCTGCAAAGGTGAACAAAAGTAGCTTCAAAGAACAGCCCTTCTTACGTATCAGGTAGATGCTGGACTaccaggaaagaggaaaagaatatCAGAAATCCTGgatcaaatgaaattaaaccCAGAACATGAGTAGTAAGATACATGCTTTGAAAATCTGGTAAGGCTGTCATTGCCATAATCCCTCAAGTACAGTCACTGTAACATCATTCTTCTTAACTTGGATGAGCTTTTTCTGCATGACATGCTGCTGATTTGAAACACTGGATGTTCCAGCACCTGTGATACCCTAAACAGCAGTCAGAGTCCACAGAGAAAGTGAGGAATTCTTTGCCTAGTCCTTCATACCTCATATTCACTTCTGAAGTATACTACTACTAAAAGAAGTACAAGTACACAACAAGATTTAGTTCAATCACTCTGATGTAATAATGTCAAGGATTTCATCTTCGTTTTGTGCCCCCAAagcctgcaaagaaaaaaaaaaaaagtcagctcCCCCATGGCCTTTCCACTGAACTCTCTAGTTCTAAAAAGGCTAAAGGTGGCAAGGGAGACAAGGTAAACATATTCACGTGAAATGGAACAGCAAGCAACTGTGGGCTGACTGGCCTGGAAACTATTCTGCTCTTGCAGATTAGACAACCTGCATTCTACAGAGAACATGTCTGTGCATGTTTGCTAGAGAAGGGAAAGCCTTAAATTAATGCACCTTGCCAGTGAAGACAAGCCAAATGCTGGTGGTGCCATGCCCACCGCAGGCCTGTGGGGAATTTCATGCCTCACAATGGTTCCCTACTTCCATAGGGAATGGAAGGAAGGGACATCATTACATGCCACCTACATCAACtggtaaaataaaacaagaggCTTGTTGAACCTCAACTAACATCTGCATGTTTTTGATAGGTCAAAGTCTCTTGAGCTTCAGGAAATTAAAAGGTGTTTTGCCTTACCAGAAGCAGTTCTTGTTCCTGAACTGCTGCCTTCTGTGGAATTCCTTGAGTACCCGTTCATAGGAGGTGCAGCTGTGGGATCTGTCCACATACTGTGATACGGGGAACGCGGCTGTGCTCTGGCACgaaacaaagcagaagaaaggctTCATTAGTGGCCTTAGGAAAAATTAAGAAGATACCATTCCAAACAAGAGAACTGACTGCACCTCCAAGGGAAAACTGTAAGCAGTTATTTCAAAGTTGGAAATGTTtctatttaatgtatttaacaCGTTGAGAGCAAGGATACCCAGTGCTGTGATATCATGATCTGTAGactttcaaaaggaaattaGCTTTGTTCTTCAGAATAAGCAATTCTAACAACTGCAAATGAGGAAATTTTTATCTCTGAAATTTTGACCTTAGATTCTGTCAGACAAGAAAGAAGTTTGAAATCTGAAGTTTAAATGCATTTTGGTATCACCTACATCCCAGCCATGTTTGGCAAGAGAAAACATCCTTCTGTTAACTATTTTGAAAAGGTCATATCAATAACACTAACATATCATGGTCTTTGACTCATTGACTTAAAATTACTTGCTTCCATGGATATGGAATTTCCTGCTGTTGAAATTTACAAATAGCTCTCTCACACTTCCTGGCACCAGCATTTTGAGACACATAATTTCAAAAGCCTAAAATACCAAATTAAACAACAGTGGACCAAAGactgttttaaacaaaaagaagccCAAGTTAGGAAGCTTGTTCATGTATTTGAACTTACTCAGTTACATCTCTAATCTTGAACAACAATTTGTGGCTCCTGAAATGGAGGTTTGTGTAGAAATTAGGGAACTAACCTGTATGTAGATACTACATAAATATAGTGCCTCAACACAAGAGTCATGTATTTAAGACTTAAGAAATAACAGGCCAATAAAAACTTCAACACATTATACCTTAGAAAACTTCTTAGCAGAATGAATATAAGGCTTGTGTTATTAAAAATAGCCCACAACTTTACAATGAAGATGCTTAGCACACTCCTGTCCATAAATCTTACTCTCTAATCTGTTACATTACTACAGGAATAGACTTGATACATATGCAAGTTATTTGATAAATAGAGAAAACTGCTTAGGCTCTGAAGATTTCCTGCAGGAATCTCGTATTTTCTCCAGTGAAACCTAGAATGGCAGCAATTGCTCTCTTTAAACTGTTAATCTAAAAATGATGCATTCTACATGTCTAAAAGTCTATAGCAAATATGGCCATCCAGACTTATTTTAGGACATATGACACTGATACAAGAGACCCATCTACAGATGATTATATGCTTAATATGACTATGTGTGTTTTAAGGCATTCTGCAGATAAATCGTTTAAATGCTCAATTTAAATTTGCAGGACATCATGCCAGGTCAGAGGAAGCAGAATTAAGTACCTCAGTCTTTCCAATTCTTCCTCAGAAACATGTTTGAAATGTCTCTGGTCCTGGTGCTACAAAGAGCTGCTCAAAATTCTTCTAGCAGTAGGATTTTATAGCTTGAATGACACAGGCCTGAAAGCTTAGAAACAATGTCAACATAGTATATGGCATATCCCCTGAAAGCTTAAATGCTTAAAATCTGATAGTATACATATTTTACCTGTAACTGCCTGCCAAGTAGCCTAGCAAGCCTCCTGTTCCTAATCCAGTCCAAAATCCTGGTCCTGAACTGGTTCCATGATGGGAATGCGTTCCGAAGCTGCTGTCATCTTAAACAAAATGAAGATAGGAAGCATCAGTTAGTAATAGCCTAATCCTCAGGCCAGCTGTTGCAACAAGGTTCTCTCCTGTTAGAGATAACGGAAAATTAGACAACAAACTGTCCTGATTTCAGCAGATTCTTGATCAAGCTTAACTTGAAAGGCCTCATAtttcagaaagcaggaaaacccACATAAACGAACACTACTGTAAAGAGTTTTATGTTAAAAATCTGCTTCCACTTCATCTCACAGCCCTGATGTTTGCAAAACATAGAAAGAGTCCCTGCCTTCTGATCTATAAACAGACAAGCTagattaaaaatagaaaaggaaatgaagaaagaataaTCTGCTGAAGGTCACAGAGCAGGCCAGAAGCAGATGCAGGAACACAAATCAAGTAGGTAACGCTGTGCGGCGAGCAAACCACAAAGACACAGGGCTCCTAATCTCACTGAGCACAGCTGCACAATCTGAGTCACAGTGGCTCAGTGTAACGCTAACATTACTGGTATTGTTCCTGGTAATCCGAGTCTGGCACTTGTTATCAAAAAGCCAAGCTAACTGCAATCACATTGCAAAGTTTTTATTATGCATGAGTCACCAAGCTTGACAAATACCTTGATGCAACTGCAGGTTGTGGGGGAAGGAGTCGCAAATTTTTTTACATGCGACCTGCGTAACATGAGGTTCTGAGTCAGAACAAACGTCttccattaaaaatgaagagagaaaatacaaaccCAAACTAAAACAATTTTCTCGTCTAGCAGAAATCATGGATGCAAGAATAAGCTCAGCCCCAGGCTTAATACATAAGGAAGTATAAAAAGGACTGAAGATAATATTAGGGTCTCCCTGAACCATGCCCACCTGAACAAGTGGGCCAAAGATGACATAGGTAAAAATTACACAGGGCCTGGTTTGTCTTCAAACTGGTATGGGTTGTCTGAAGTCATAGAAGacaaaacaataataaaataatcGGTTTCAGTCTACACTGGATTTGATGttgaatttcattttgaaatgtgtgGGGAGAAAGATAAACTCTCATTGGGATGATATACCATTAAATTATGCTGATTTGgagcaacaaccaaaaaaatgaCTTAATTTGCTGCAAAAACAATGCTAATCAGAGATGAACCAACCCATTTGTTTAAAAGCACCATGACCAAACACTGACTCAAAACCCAGTAATTTTTTGTTGAAATATCTGGAGTAAACATTAAGAATCATGTTAAACCACTAACAGAGAGCAAGCAGAATTTAATTAAGATAGTCTAGCTAAACAAGTTTCACAGGACACATTCTGCATGTTAAGGGGATTTAAAATGAGgcaaattaaatattaacagCAATATGTAAACAACATTGCTTTTCATTACTGTCCAGGCTCCAAAAGACTGATACATTCCTGGAACACATGGACATACACACTCAGAGATATGCttttgctctgctcctgcagtgtAAGGCAGACACTAAATGCACGAAGTATCCTAACACTTAGTATTTTTAATCTGACTCCACATTTCAGAGTTTTCCTCCTTACTTTGCCTGAAATCTAAACAGACATCACTGACATCACATTTTACTAAAAACATCACAAGTTAAACATTATATGGCTCCCAATGTGTATTTTAAGTGTCTCAGTTTTCACCAGTCAAGAAAACATTCTTTCAAGGCCCTGCCCTTGCCTGACTTGACActcctgcaaagaaaaaatgcattgGGGGCAATTAATTGACAAGgaactgaacagaaaaaaatgaaaataactctTCACTGTTTCACCTGAGCCCAGTGTGACAGAGCTGCGTGTCATGACCAGGGCTCTTATTGACCACCACATACAGCCAGTGCCATGCCTACACACGGCCACTgatgcacacacagacagacagactgaCATAACTACATGcaaacatgcaaaaaaaccccccaaaatttgCTATGCCAACAGAAGCAGATTCCCTTTAATCTTCTGGTGCAGGTACAGCTGAAAGTTTCTGCTGAGCACGCCCTGCACTAGGGTATCCAAAAGAATTACACTGCACCCTCTGTTGGCCAAGCTGCTTAAGTAAAACTTGGAAAAAGCATTAATAaccattattaaaatataaactttTGACTAAGTAAACTTAATCCTTGCTATGTATTTTCTTGCCAAAACCCCTTCtctattttacaaaaaaaaaaaaaaaaaaaaaaaaattatgtaagtTGTGAGAATGTAATTTAAGTTCCAGCGCTGTGAGTAGCTGGCATGTTTACAGCCAGTTAAATGAGTTAGTCAGACACCAGATGAGCAATGTTTATTTCCCTGAGACACTATGAGGAAGACCATTTGTTATGTGACAGAACTCACCAgttttctgggaaaagaaaaactgcctcttttcccagcagcagccttgTCACTGCTTTTGTAATTTTCAACTTCAGATGAAAGGCCCCACATGAGATTCAGATGCTGTACCCGCTAATGACTGTCCACAGACACTGTTCTTTGCTCTGGGAACCAGATCTTTCAGCTGCTGGGACTACACTGAAGCACTGCTAAACAGAGGACTGGCACATGATACTCAACTCTATCAACTGCTTTGTGAATGAAATCAGGGCTGAAAGACCCTTCTGTAAAGTTTCAAAGTGCTCCTTTGGCATGGTTTTGTTTCCGGCTGTGTAAGACCATTCTCTTTTCCAGATTACCTATGACAATCATTCCCCCCGTCACAATCCTGCTATTTCACAGGTGATGAAAAGAATGCTTGCAGAGCATGGGGAGATGGCTTTTCAAAGGTTCAAAGGGCAGCCAGCCCTGAAAGCCTGTGGAAAACCAAGCCCTTATTTCCTCTTTTGAACAAAGAGCAGAATGCAAAGCTGGCCGTAGGCTCTGCAGCCAATTCGGCAGTCACCCGCAAATGCTGTGGTTTTAACTCTATCCCACCTTCCCTTACCACACATAAAACAGGACAATCCTGCTTGCTCTTTTGAATACTGTAAATGGCTCAGAGCCCTACCTGTGAAGGTGGACTTAAaaccaggaggaggaggtgcctgctgcctctgccagaagGGCCGAGAGAACCCATCACTGTCCCCAGAACTCTGCTGAGACTGCTGGTTGTTGCTGAGGAAGAACTTGTATACTCCAAAAGCAAGAATGAGAAGAACAATTACAACAATTGCTCCAGAACCAGAATCAGAATAATCTTTCCTTGACTGGTAATAGCTAGAGCCAAAGCTTCCGGAGTTCTTCACTTTTCTTTCACCTTCCTCAGtcagctccagcctgaacaGCAAACTACAGGAGCCTCTTAGGATGTAAGGATCATCCGGGTAATCGTAGCCTTCACAGCTCACTTCTAGTTGTCCAAAACGGTATGCATTTTCCAAGTCTGCTTTGCACtgccactgaaaaataaacacaatacAAAGTAAAACGTACTGCCCCAGAGATGAAAACACCTGTCTGCTTCTCCAAATACGCCCTGAAATAACAAATCATCTAAGAGGCATAGAGTAAGACATTTCTGTGCACTCCTATTTTGAAAAGGAGTAGGAATTTGATGttcaaatgaattttaaatcctaaaacttaaattaaaaaaaaaaaaacttatctTTCAGAACACTGAAGAGTTACAACTCTAGAAGATTTCAGTTCTTCACTGAACAGGTTTTTCAAATATCCTTTCTTTAGATACAGCAATACTTCTAAAAACATGCTGTACCCTGTGCAACAGCTACTTAATAAATGCCTGTCCTGTGCAAACTCGATGGCAGCTCCAAAAATGTAATGCGTGAGCCTGAAATCCAGTGCACCCTATTCCATTTCTGTCTGTGCAGAAATCAAGAGAAACTGGGACAGACATCATTAGGCATCCATGTGCAACACTTAACAATTATACTGGGGATTCTCTGGTTGAATATAGGTGGATCCTCAACCTCATGTTTCCTTGAGGTACCCAAACACAGGGATCTCTAATGGCACATGGCATGTATTttggagaggaaataaaaaagtagtCATTTCTAACTTAATAATTCAGGACAGCAGCACCAACTGTCAATTCAGATTTGACTGTTCTTTCACAATACTGTATCAGTTTTAACAATTACTTTCAGCCTTGTTTCCTGGTTATCCATTGACAGGATCCTCGGTAACAGCTAACAAAACAGAGGGTCATGACAATTTACTGACTAGCACTCACATCCTAAGGAGCAAGAAAAAGTCAGACAAGTCtgaaatttagtttttaaaaggtAGAGCAAATATTCAGAAGCCCTTTCCATGctaataaaaaatggaaatccACAAAGCAATAACAATTCAAGAGCATCCTCTGGGGTTTGCAAGAGTTTGATTTTATAAACTCAAGcatcattttatttaaaaccaacAAAGGTTTTCTATGCCATGCTTTTACATTAGCTCCTTCAAAGATATTTCAAACATACACCTATAGCAGTTATGGAAAATCCAAATCTAAAAGTATTTAGATTAAGTTTTAGCTGCAAGAGTTCATGTAACAAAAAGCACCTGAACTGACAACCTAGCTCAttactcttttttccttcagaacttACCAGCTTGGGGGAAGGTGATTTCATAAACAGTTTAACAAGTTTTAAACAGTTACCTGTACATCATAGCCATCCCATCCTTCGTTGTAACACTGAACAACCTCAGGGACACGGGAACACCCCGCAGAGCCTCCTGTGCACTGGAGCTGAGGGAGTGCGGCTGTCCGCCTGGATGTCGTGTATTGCCCTCTGTGGAAAGTGAGCACCTGAACATCCCGCAGCAGAACCTTCCCTGAAACAGGCAGCacaaagaatcacagaagccattaggctggaaaagacctctgcgATCATCGAGTTTAACCTCAATAAACAAGCCCTACCACGTCAACCGGACCATGGCACAGAGTACCACGTCCAGCCTTTCCCTAAACACTCCAGGGACTCTAGCACcatcctgggcagcccattccaatattTAATCACCCTTCctgtgaaaaaattcttcctagtGCTTGTCAGCGCTTGTGCAGGTGCACTCCTCTTGCCTACAAGGGCGTCCTCTCAGGAAAAGGCTGCAGATACAGAGACCGAAGCAGTAAGCCTGCATCTTTACGAGAGAAAGCTCTAGGAAGCATCAGACATCCAGAGGGAAACACGGCAGAGCTCCCCATTTCCTTCCGAGGCGGCTCTGGGCTACTCCTCGCATACAGACAGCCACCACTGACCGCAGTGCGGGATTACTGCTGCGACACAAGCCGATACAGAGGGAGCCCAAACCCAAACGCCTTCCTAGCGCGGACTGCGGCACAAGCCCTTCTTCCTCCGTGCCGCCCGCCGCTAACCCGGCAGCACTGCGCAGCACCGGGCCGCGAGGAGCCGCCGACGCTCCGGGAGAGGCGGCAGGGGCGGCTGAGGCCGCATGAGGCCCCCTCATCCCGCGGGTCTCACCCGGTCGGTCCCAGCCCAGCACGGGTCCCGCGGCGgcgcagagcagcagcaggaggagcggCGCAGGGCCCGCCATGGCAGCACCGATGCCCATCAGCCTCCACCCAGGGGGCGGCCGCCCGCGCCGGAACGGGCGGGGCCCGGGGAGAAGCCCCGCCCCCAATACGCCGCGGGGCCAATGGGCGGCCAGGGCGCGGCGCTTCCCGCGCTCCGcgcagggggcggggccgccgccggcGGCCCTGCGCGCGCCACGTGTGAGCGTCACGGGGCAGgaccgggaggggcggggcacggccctccccccccccccggcggAAGCGGCTTCCGCTTCCGCGCGGCACTTCCGCTTCCCGGCGCGCGCCTCTGGGGTGCCGCGCGGTTGGCGGGACGGGCGGCGCCATGGCCGGGATCAAAGGTGCgcgcggcggggcgcggcggccgCCCGGTAACGGCGGGAGCACGCGGCCCGCGCGGGGAGGGGCCGGGCGGGCCCCCgggcgggaggggccgggagCCGCCGCGGGAGCCCGAGTGCCCCCGCTCcgccgggcgggcggggctgCGCTGAGCCCCGCGTTTGTTTGCGGGCTGCGGTCGGTGTGTGACACGGTGTGCTGTACCCTTCATGTTGGTTCGATCTGTTCTCGTTGTAGCTCTGATCAGCCTGTCCTTTGGGGGAGCGGTCGGACTGATGTTCTTGATGCTCGGATGTGCCCTTCCCCAGTACAAGTACCGTGCACTCTCctgttctgcatttcttttttgtgtgtctgtagCTTCACAGTAATCCGGCTTCCATAATGGTGGATTGATAAGTCCTCTCTCTGTAGGAGACGCCTTAGGttttttgggtggggttttgggggattttgttttggttggttgggctTTCTTGGCTTTTACTTCAAAAGACtggggtgggaaaaaaaagcaccattCAGGATTTAATTAACCCTAAAAAGTAATGGCAGCAGAAGTTAAACTACCAGGCCTGGCTGCAAACTGTGAAAGGATGTGCTGCCCTGAGTGTCTCGACTGGTGTCCCGCTGTGGCTGACAGGCAGACAGCAGCATCTCCTGAGGTGGGCGGCAAGTGTGTGTTATCCAGGGAAGCACGTGCCTTTTCTGTGGCTGCCTAGTGATAGCTGGGCTGTCAGTGACCATCAGGTGGATCCTTGGCTGTGTCCCACACTGGTAATGTAGCATCTCGAGTAATTGCAGCTGCTATCTGTACTTTCCCTACATTGATTCCTATCTCTTAGCTTTCCGGAGATACCCAGTAGCAGACCAGGTGTTAAGATAGTAAGGCCTATGGCTTTGACTCTTTGCAAGTGAATGCtgattttacagaaaatattttaaatttacttaTTCAGTGTTGAATAAATACTAGATATCCTGTTATTGGTTGTGAATTGCAGTTCTCTACATATATGACTAGAATTCTTATGCCAGCTTTCTCTTGTTACAAAACCATTGCTAGTGGCACAAACGCTTAGGAAGGAGACCGTTATGCGGTTTCCCTTCAAACAATGCAGTAAAGTTTTACTGAAACAATGTGCACTTGTGTTTGTGTGCCTGAGAAATCTAGTCTGGGGCGCTGCAAGCAACAAAGCAAAGTGTTGCCAAATATGGTGGTGTACTTCTTGTAGGTTTCTGCCGGTTGCactcagatttaaaaaaaaaaatgaaagtcttGGTTCCCTGCAGTGACTGAGTATGGGCTGAGAACAATACTCTGCTCCATCTGTGCACTGAAAGCTTATTGACAAAATGATGTAAGGGCCCTGTGATGGTATCTCTGCAATTCTTAAGTACAGCTGATAGGATAAACTTGGAGTTAAGCTCACCTTGTGAGGTGGCATTAGATTTAGGCTTGCTTTATGAATATCCTGTTAGTGAGCTCTGCTGCCGTTGAGGTCAGCCGAAGCCACTCACAAATAGTCTGTTGGATAAATGTCAGCTCATTTCAAGGCGAAGGATTTGCCTTCTCTGGGTTTGTCTGTCTTTCTTAAATGGGGATGCTGGATGGGGAAAAGTGCATTGATTTTAGGAGGAGCAGGAAGTAAATCCAGTTAACTAaaacttttcttctcctttctttttcagccAGTACTGGCCactgtttgttctgtttttttacATCCTTTCCCCTATCCCATACTGCATAGCAAGAAGATTGGTAGATGACACAGATGCTACAAGTAATGCCTGCAAGGAGTTAGCAATATTCCTTACAACAGGCATTGTGGTCTCAGCGTTTGGGCTGCCCATAGTGTTTGCAAGAGCAGAACTGGTTAGTAATATTTCAAGCTGTGATTGctttttcgttttttttttctagaaaactTCGTTCTtcgtgtttgtttgtttgttttttaattgaaggTAAAGCTTTCATGCACTAAATAAGTCTTATAATTCCATACTTTTGGAACCAGAATAAGAGTTCTTTTGGCAAGAAAAATCAATATAGAAACAGGAGCATGGCAGACCATTGTGATTGCCAATTGCTTCACGTGGTCATGGAATAAAGCCTAACAAAGCaatgcagagaaaatgagacagaaaatattGTGAAAACTTAACAGGGAAGTAACCAAATATAGAAGTGTAAAGAATACTTTGAAGACAGTTTGTGGAATAGTTGGGCTAAAGCAGCatgaataaacaaacaaacaaatgcatttttgtacTGACTGTAAATGATATtggtgtaatttttaaaaacttccagGTTCTCATTATGTACTTCCTGGTATACAGCTTTTCactaaaatactttaaaagttcACTTTTAAAGTGGATGTCAGAAGGCACTACCAAGTCAAAAAACATGGGGTGCACTTTCATAAATGTCTTTAGGCAAGAAGAGTTCAAATGGGCAGTTTGAATGCCTCACATCCTTTGCATAATCCACTTACTCTCCTGTGAAAACATCCACCTCCTTTTTTGTTGCTGGGGTTTTGAAGACCTTATATATCTGTTTTTAACAGTCTTACAGCATAGCTGGGCTGCAGATGTGTTTGATGCTGTTGTCTAGCCTTACTCTACATACCAAACCAGTTGAGCCTGCTAGCCTGTGCTTTGAGTACAGCTGGGAGAAACTTGCAGTGCTGCTTGGCTGGCTGTGAATTTGTCAAGTAATTTTGGGTAAACCCAGCCTGCTCGGTGTAAGCACAAGTAATGAGACATTGCCTCTTGCATCATGGACATGTTACTGAACTTTGTTGAGAATGGGACAATAAGATGTTACCTTTTGTCTTGTTAGGGTTCAACTCCAAACGTGTCTAACTGAATTCCCCCTGTTCACAGATTTACTGGGGCGCGTGTGCACTCGTTCTTACCGGGAATACAGTCATCTTTGCTACGATCCTAGGATTTTTCTTGGTCTTTGGCAGCAATGACGACTTCAGCTGGCAGCAGTGGTGAAAGGAAGATAAGAGAACTATCCACAGGCGTCTTGTCATGCAGTGGCCATCCATACAAATGAGAGAATGGGCAATAAAGAGAAGTAGCGTAGCAAGCCTCTTGAGTATTCTAGATGCTCCTTTTGACATTGTTCGTTCTGAGTGTACTACTGTTGCTGACAGGGTTTCTACGTTTTTATGAAGTGGAGAGATGATTGATTTCATTTTTACCTATGGTATGTTTTTAGGTGCTCTCTTGGTTTAAAATTGTTATCCTTCTGTCCAATGTTTTATGTGAAGCTTTAAACCAGGAACAACATTTAAACATAGTTTCAAAGATTTAAACttggggggttttggtggggtttttttggttttctttttgttttttaagttaaGCATTAATACtatgtttcaattttttttttttaataccaggATTAAATTATATACAAGCTGAATGGAGGTAAAAGATTGCCCACCACCATTGCCAATTACCAGATCAATAGATTGTTGTTATATTTTAGCAGAGGCAAGGTGGGTTGGAGAGTACCGGTTGCAGATTTTCTTCTGCCCATACCTCAGACTGGGTGATGAATGTTGATAGCCTTCATTTCAAGAGAAGGCTGAGGAGCAGGTAGAGTTATCT
Proteins encoded in this region:
- the SARAF gene encoding store-operated calcium entry-associated regulatory factor, encoding MGIGAAMAGPAPLLLLLLCAAAGPVLGWDRPGKVLLRDVQVLTFHRGQYTTSRRTAALPQLQCTGGSAGCSRVPEVVQCYNEGWDGYDVQWQCKADLENAYRFGQLEVSCEGYDYPDDPYILRGSCSLLFRLELTEEGERKVKNSGSFGSSYYQSRKDYSDSGSGAIVVIVLLILAFGVYKFFLSNNQQSQQSSGDSDGFSRPFWQRQQAPPPPGFKSTFTDDSSFGTHSHHGTSSGPGFWTGLGTGGLLGYLAGSYRAQPRSPYHSMWTDPTAAPPMNGYSRNSTEGSSSGTRTASGFGGTKRR
- the LEPROTL1 gene encoding leptin receptor overlapping transcript-like 1, which gives rise to MAGIKALISLSFGGAVGLMFLMLGCALPQYNQYWPLFVLFFYILSPIPYCIARRLVDDTDATSNACKELAIFLTTGIVVSAFGLPIVFARAELIYWGACALVLTGNTVIFATILGFFLVFGSNDDFSWQQW